A genomic stretch from Chitinophaga agri includes:
- a CDS encoding RagB/SusD family nutrient uptake outer membrane protein gives MSNNSIYAKVFIIGGLIISNSLSTGCKKYITVDAPSTSVTTVSAFRDNSSAIQVGTSLFTAMSGNTGNGSYVSTAILPELSADNLSLYDKNSYRYTDYYKNSLESQYLTSDQFETYWIVAYKQMFTVNTAIEQLKGNRYLTQAVARRLLGEAYFVRAFYYFYLTNFYGDVPLVLTTNYDKNSVLKNNSSAEVYAQIESDLSAAETLLDQNYVSSDLITPTPERLRPNLSTIKALQSRVYLYEKKYPEAEAAATAVIDNTQYSLSDVTSAFLRNSSETIWALQSINVGYNTFEGSVFNLPPTGPNGNVFGGYPIYASTSLVNSFKPGDARKSNWLGVVNANNRDYYYPAKYKVPFIANSKDLKEYTIVFRLAEQYLIRAEANNEQGKTADAVSDLNALRSKRRESGPGTVPDPLPAFASSLTQLQLRPLILDERRAELFTEGAHRWFDLRRLGNIDRILTDEQADKEGTWSSFKSYYPIPRYELTANTSLAQTPGYSK, from the coding sequence ATGTCTAACAACTCTATATATGCTAAAGTCTTCATTATCGGAGGGCTCATCATCAGCAATTCATTATCAACAGGCTGCAAGAAATACATTACAGTAGATGCCCCATCGACTAGTGTTACAACAGTTAGTGCATTCCGGGACAATTCTTCGGCCATTCAGGTTGGCACAAGCCTTTTCACTGCTATGAGCGGAAATACCGGGAACGGCTCCTACGTCTCAACAGCGATCCTGCCGGAACTCTCAGCTGATAACTTGTCACTTTATGACAAAAACTCTTATCGGTATACAGATTATTACAAAAATTCACTGGAATCGCAATATCTGACTTCGGACCAGTTCGAAACCTACTGGATTGTCGCTTATAAGCAAATGTTTACGGTAAATACCGCCATTGAACAATTAAAGGGCAATCGGTATCTCACCCAGGCTGTGGCCAGGCGACTATTGGGAGAGGCCTATTTTGTCCGCGCATTCTATTATTTCTATTTGACGAACTTTTACGGTGACGTTCCTTTAGTCTTGACCACTAACTATGATAAAAACAGTGTGCTGAAGAATAATTCATCCGCAGAAGTGTATGCACAGATAGAATCAGACCTGTCTGCAGCTGAAACACTGCTCGATCAGAACTACGTATCTTCAGATCTGATAACACCTACTCCGGAGCGCCTGCGTCCTAATCTTTCAACCATCAAGGCACTGCAAAGCAGGGTCTATCTATATGAGAAGAAATATCCGGAAGCTGAAGCCGCAGCAACTGCTGTCATTGATAATACACAATATTCTTTGAGTGACGTTACATCTGCCTTTTTAAGGAACAGTTCCGAGACTATTTGGGCACTGCAATCCATCAATGTTGGCTACAACACCTTTGAAGGCAGCGTTTTCAACCTTCCCCCTACAGGTCCAAACGGTAATGTATTCGGCGGCTATCCAATCTATGCCTCCACGTCACTTGTCAATAGCTTCAAACCTGGCGATGCACGTAAAAGCAACTGGCTGGGTGTTGTCAATGCAAATAACAGGGACTATTACTATCCAGCAAAATACAAAGTCCCGTTTATAGCCAACTCCAAAGACCTTAAAGAATACACTATCGTATTCCGGCTGGCGGAACAATATCTGATACGGGCTGAAGCTAATAACGAGCAGGGAAAAACAGCAGACGCAGTGTCTGACCTCAATGCACTTCGTTCAAAACGCAGAGAATCAGGACCGGGTACGGTCCCCGATCCGCTTCCTGCATTCGCTAGTTCCTTAACCCAGTTGCAACTTCGTCCGTTGATCTTGGATGAACGAAGGGCAGAACTATTTACCGAAGGTGCTCACCGCTGGTTCGATCTGAGGCGTTTAGGTAATATCGATAGAATATTGACAGATGAACAAGCGGATAAAGAAGGTACGTGGTCATCATTCAAATCCTATTATCCTATTCCAAGGTATGAGTTGACCGCTAATACATCATTAGCCCAGACTCCAGGGTATTCAAAATAG
- a CDS encoding thioredoxin family protein, giving the protein MKKIVIVLLAGLTSPMLSLAQTPADLFEKLPNWQSVLEKAAKANKNIFIDFYATWCAPCQEMDASVYTAPTVRDYLSEHFLPVKIQMDQTKNDNPEVQAWYKDAVLLGKQYHVDAFPSFLFLSPKGDLLTMQFGFHNAADFLKVLEKANDLNNAYYPLLKQYQDGKLPDSALLNLAIRTKELKADSLARVLVSKYKNLYFDKLRIESQLTKNFTDLAFHFPTTIHESDKVVRYIYNHPQILDSAFRPGISKEYTSFFISRDYIMPLITAAEKRGKEPDWKDIEYKVTKRYDSKTGKRLAFDHKLAWYYKQEDWENVVKYEIEKVEEKGIENAVKASTLQVNNLVYEVIFKRSMNPAHLKKGLQFIEVIMKNNPHDDEVIDTYANVLYKIGRKEEAIQQEKRALSLAEEKKRDANAKIYKEVIQKMENNVPTWQ; this is encoded by the coding sequence ATGAAAAAGATTGTCATAGTGCTGCTGGCAGGGCTTACATCCCCAATGCTCTCTTTAGCCCAAACCCCGGCCGACTTATTTGAAAAATTGCCTAACTGGCAATCCGTACTTGAAAAAGCGGCGAAAGCGAATAAAAACATATTTATCGACTTTTACGCAACATGGTGTGCCCCCTGCCAAGAAATGGATGCTTCGGTGTACACAGCCCCCACTGTTCGTGACTATCTAAGCGAACATTTTCTGCCGGTTAAAATCCAGATGGACCAAACTAAAAACGATAATCCCGAAGTTCAGGCATGGTATAAAGATGCCGTACTGTTGGGCAAACAATATCATGTAGACGCATTCCCTTCCTTTCTATTTCTCTCGCCGAAAGGTGACTTGCTGACGATGCAATTTGGTTTTCACAATGCCGCGGACTTTCTGAAGGTCCTTGAAAAAGCAAATGACCTGAATAATGCTTATTATCCACTGTTAAAGCAGTACCAAGATGGCAAGTTGCCAGATTCAGCTCTCCTCAATTTGGCCATCAGGACAAAGGAATTGAAAGCCGATAGTCTGGCCAGGGTATTGGTTAGCAAATACAAAAATCTGTATTTCGACAAGCTCAGGATCGAAAGTCAATTGACTAAAAACTTCACAGATTTAGCTTTTCACTTTCCTACCACCATCCATGAAAGTGATAAAGTGGTGAGGTATATTTATAATCATCCTCAGATACTGGACTCAGCTTTCAGACCAGGAATATCCAAAGAATATACTTCCTTTTTTATAAGCAGGGATTACATCATGCCATTAATTACGGCGGCGGAGAAACGCGGCAAGGAACCGGATTGGAAAGATATTGAGTACAAAGTCACTAAACGGTATGATTCAAAAACCGGGAAACGTCTGGCTTTCGATCATAAACTTGCATGGTATTACAAACAGGAAGACTGGGAAAACGTGGTGAAATATGAAATAGAAAAAGTTGAAGAAAAAGGTATAGAAAACGCTGTGAAGGCGAGTACGCTGCAAGTTAACAACCTGGTTTATGAGGTGATTTTTAAAAGAAGTATGAATCCGGCGCATTTGAAAAAAGGCCTGCAGTTTATCGAAGTGATCATGAAAAACAACCCTCATGATGATGAAGTAATCGATACGTACGCTAATGTTTTGTATAAAATAGGTAGAAAAGAGGAAGCCATACAACAAGAGAAAAGAGCTTTAAGCCTGGCTGAAGAAAAAAAGCGCGATGCAAATGCTAAAATATATAAAGAAGTGATTCAGAAAATGGAAAACAATGTGCCAACCTGGCAATAA